One part of the Phoenix dactylifera cultivar Barhee BC4 chromosome 4, palm_55x_up_171113_PBpolish2nd_filt_p, whole genome shotgun sequence genome encodes these proteins:
- the LOC103707162 gene encoding dnaJ homolog subfamily B member 14-like, translated as MDKERAEKAMREAEEKFQSNDIEGAKRMVLRARKLFPSARGLPQMLAAFNVHIAAASKDAKGRTNWYAVLDVDPSDDIKTIKKQYKKLCLLIHPDKNRSSAAEGAFKLVCQAWEAITGNASSSEKASTGTGGSPSDSGAGDQHSSTSGARSSSRPSSIQSDPKSTRSSSARSDHKTTWSSSSRSDPKTNWSSSSRWNPDKSSSKAEVACPKCSRNCKSLDSGDLIIRCSYCNLFAVRGRQDSSVFLTMDEHGPGILGL; from the coding sequence ATGGACAAGGAACGGGCCGAGAAGGCCATGAGAGAAGCCGAGGAGAAGTTCCAATCAAATGACATCGAAGGTGCCAAGAGAATGGTTCTCAGGGCCCGAAAGCTTTTCCCCTCTGCCCGTGGCCTTCCTCAGATGCTCGCCGCCTTCAACGTCCACATTGCGGCTGCTTCCAAGGATGCCAAAGGCCGCACCAATTGGTATGCCGTCCTTGATGTCGACCCCTCCGACGACATCAAAACCATCAAGAAACAGTACAAGAAACTTTGCCTCTTGATTCACCCTGACAAGAATCGCTCCTCCGCCGCCGAGGGCGCGTTTAAGCTTGTCTGCCAGGCTTGGGAGGCCATAACTGGCAACGCCAGTAGCTCAGAGAAAGCTTCAACGGGTACGGGTGGCTCGCCCTCAGACTCAGGTGCTGGTGACCAACATAGTTCAACTTCAGGTGCTAGATCAAGCTCAAGGCCCTCCTCAATCCAATCGGATCCTAAAAGCACAAGATCTTCCTCGGCTCGATCGGATCATAAAACTACATGGTCTTCCTCTTCTCGCTCGGATCCTAAAACTAATTGGTCTTCCTCGTCCAGATGGAATCCGGATAAATCTAGTTCAAAGGCTGAAGTTGCATGCCCCAAGTGCAGCAGGAACTGCAAATCTTTGGATTCCGGTGATTTGATTATTAGGTGCAGTTATTGCAATTTGTTTGCCGTAAGGGGACGGCAGGACAGCAGTGTTTTTCTTACCATGGATGAGCATGGCCCTGGTATTTTAGGGCTGTAA
- the LOC103707157 gene encoding probable proteasome inhibitor isoform X4 translates to MATESAVMAVIRASRPSFRNPHDKVAFAVHASFLAAGFSLTATGKNALSDNPPIGGEEVGIEGWNELEDSYGFLYSKTEKGQKKNVLVRCLVIGDILAIDGLNLEGEQKEPFNLQIKVNDYLYDDGNMTSNYGELYKDLKGLIKNLNSGILAKLEPKVGSSGEGLHKSTAEPAIRIPVDHQPQNSGSSGVGGDMLVGPNDPRWFGSGEFPGSLGGLPSVPPGARFDPYGPPGVPGFEPSRFARRPRQPGSGAHPDVQFFPRDPDYI, encoded by the exons ATGGCTACGGAGAGTGCGGTAATGGCGGTCATCAGGGCTTCCCGCCCATCCTTCCGTAACCCCCACGACAAGGTCGCCTTCGCCGTCCACGCCTCTTTCCtcgccgccggcttctccctcaCCGCCACCGGCAAGAACGCCTTATCCGATAATCCTCCGATCG GTGGGGAAGAGGTGGGGATCGAGGGGTGGAACGAGCTGGAGGACAGCTATGGTTTCTTGTACTCCAAGACCGAGAAGGGTCAGAAAAAGAATGTCTTGGTGAGGTGCCTGGTGATCGGAGATATCCTTGCGATTGATGGTTTGAATCTTGAGGGAGAGCAGAAAGAACCATTCAACCTCCAAATCaa GGTGAATGATTACTTGTATGATGATGGGAATATGACGAGTAATTATGGGGAGTTGTACAAGGATTTGAAGGGCCTCATCAAGAACTTGAATTCTGGTATCTTGGCCAAATTGGAACCCAAGGTTGGGAGCAG TGGTGAAGGTTTGCATAAAAGTACTGCTGAACCTGCTATCAGAATTCCAGTTGATCATCAACCTCAAAATTCAGG GTCCTCTGGTGTGGGTGGTGACATGCTCGTAG GGCCAAATGATCCACGCTGGTTTGGTTCTGGCGAATTTCCTGGTTCTCTTGGTGGACTTCC GAGTGTGCCACCAGGTGCTCGCTTTGATCCATATGGTCCTCCTGGTGTCCCAGGTTTCGAGCCAAGTCGTTTCGCAAG GCGACCGCGACAACCTGGGAGTGGTGCTCATCCAGATGTTCAATTTTTCCCAAGAGATCCTGATTATATATAG
- the LOC103707161 gene encoding uncharacterized protein LOC103707161 — protein sequence MAPYPPLAELPPVVAPLQPTVPCPRCGGLCTIAAPLSSSISCKLCGLTASYHNDGKFIVIVEGSPISIQEDTIKYNRGALKVVSGGNICIDRQNNIHVKGGSKISVRRCNNIHVEGGGDVSVHRCNNIHVESGGSVSVHRCNNIDVEGGGKISVHRCNDIHVECSGDVSVHRCNNVLVKGGGKVSVHRCNNFDVEGGGDISVHRCDGFRADGGGNIWVHRCNGVQIERSGNICIHQCNNIYATKSGNIRIDRCNDAHLDGSGDVRIRRCNIAAVEKCVDACINRCNTASVV from the coding sequence ATGGCTCCATACCCCCCTTTAGCTGAACTACCTCCTGTTGTGGCTCCTCTCCAACCTACCGTGCCGTGCCCAAGATGTGGTGGTCTGTGCACCATCGCCGCTCCTTTGAGCTCGTCTATCAGCTGCAAGCTTTGCGGTCTAACTGCATCATATCACAACGACGGCAAATTCATCGTGATCGTAGAGGGCTCGCCGATTAGCATCCAAGAGGACACTATCAAATACAACAGGGGCGCCCTCAAAGTCGTCAGTGGCGGCAACATCTGCATCGACCGTCAAAACAACATCCACGTTAAGGGCGGCAGCAAAATTTCCGTCCGCCGGTGCAACAACATCCACGTCGAGGGCGGTGGTGATGTCTCCGTCCACAGGTGCAACAACATCCATGTCGAGAGTGGGGGCAGCGTCTCCGTGCACCGGTGCAACAACATCGACGTCGAGGGTGGCGGGAAAATCTCCGTCCATCGTTGCAACGACATCCACGTTGAGTGCAGCGGCGATGTCTCTGTCCACCGGTGCAACAACGTCCTTGTCAAGGGTGGTGGGAAGGTCTCCGTCCACCGGTGCAACAACTTTGATGTTGAGGGCGGAGGGGATATCTCCGTCCACCGGTGCGACGGCTTTCGTGCTGACGGCGGTGGCAACATCTGGGTTCACAGGTGCAACGGCGTCCAGATTGAAAGAAGCGGAAACATCTGCATCCACCAGTGCAATAATATTTATGCCACAAAGAGCGGCAATATCCGCATCGACCGTTGCAACGATGCCCACTTGGATGGAAGTGGTGATGTACGCATTCGCCGGTGCAATATTGCTGCAGTTGAGAAGTGCGTGGATGCCTGCATTAATCGGTGCAACACTGCTAGTGTGGTTTAG
- the LOC103707157 gene encoding probable proteasome inhibitor isoform X2, translating into MATESAVMAVIRASRPSFRNPHDKVAFAVHASFLAAGFSLTATGKNALSDNPPIGGEEVGIEGWNELEDSYGFLYSKTEKGQKKNVLVRCLVIGDILAIDGLNLEGEQKEPFNLQIKVNDYLYDDGNMTSNYGELYKDLKGLIKNLNSGILAKLEPKVGSSGEGLHKSTAEPAIRIPVDHQPQNSGIVYPPVPPFEFNDALPGPGSGFYPERSSGVGGDMLVGPNDPRWFGSGEFPGSLGGLPSVPPGARFDPYGPPGVPGFEPSRFARRPRQPGSGAHPDVQFFPRDPDYI; encoded by the exons ATGGCTACGGAGAGTGCGGTAATGGCGGTCATCAGGGCTTCCCGCCCATCCTTCCGTAACCCCCACGACAAGGTCGCCTTCGCCGTCCACGCCTCTTTCCtcgccgccggcttctccctcaCCGCCACCGGCAAGAACGCCTTATCCGATAATCCTCCGATCG GTGGGGAAGAGGTGGGGATCGAGGGGTGGAACGAGCTGGAGGACAGCTATGGTTTCTTGTACTCCAAGACCGAGAAGGGTCAGAAAAAGAATGTCTTGGTGAGGTGCCTGGTGATCGGAGATATCCTTGCGATTGATGGTTTGAATCTTGAGGGAGAGCAGAAAGAACCATTCAACCTCCAAATCaa GGTGAATGATTACTTGTATGATGATGGGAATATGACGAGTAATTATGGGGAGTTGTACAAGGATTTGAAGGGCCTCATCAAGAACTTGAATTCTGGTATCTTGGCCAAATTGGAACCCAAGGTTGGGAGCAG TGGTGAAGGTTTGCATAAAAGTACTGCTGAACCTGCTATCAGAATTCCAGTTGATCATCAACCTCAAAATTCAGG TATTGTATATCCTCCTGTTCCACCATTTGAATTTAATGATGCTCTTCCTGGACCCGGCAGTGGCTTCTATCCTGAGAG GTCCTCTGGTGTGGGTGGTGACATGCTCGTAG GGCCAAATGATCCACGCTGGTTTGGTTCTGGCGAATTTCCTGGTTCTCTTGGTGGACTTCC GAGTGTGCCACCAGGTGCTCGCTTTGATCCATATGGTCCTCCTGGTGTCCCAGGTTTCGAGCCAAGTCGTTTCGCAAG GCGACCGCGACAACCTGGGAGTGGTGCTCATCCAGATGTTCAATTTTTCCCAAGAGATCCTGATTATATATAG